The proteins below come from a single Argentina anserina chromosome 1, drPotAnse1.1, whole genome shotgun sequence genomic window:
- the LOC126792102 gene encoding uncharacterized protein LOC126792102, with the protein MECSEQSRCRELAKASTFYRAVYSEIEEVGWEHLLRFGGDLTSLSFRVLDSKDRVHVMEIQLDKNHPASPPSISADIPYLFNLKWSSNSRLKDVVQQFRKHLEKLQTFWSTLDDIDRSLCIVDPKQTSPAVSNRQVVIGNDCSIVLSINATDPRSLPECRFMGSGQIVNLLRDRWRRKSKTWTKDKQFLDNLETLLEIQLPRPVDVDKNDQQVECGICYAQSLPVDDELRDRSGTGTDYTCDNTSCKRAFHSICLMDWLCSITTTRQSFDVLFGSCPYCSEAVAVKINSVKK; encoded by the exons ATG GAATGTAGTGAGCAGAGTAGATGCAGAGAGCTGGCTAAAGCCTCCACCTTTTACCGTGCTGTGTACTCTGAG ATTGAGGAAGTTGGGTGGGAGCACCTTCTGAGATTTGGTGGAGATCTAACGTCTCTCAGCTTTCGGGTCTT AGATAGTAAGGACAGAGTGCATGTCATGGAGATTCAGTTGGATAAAAACCATCCTGCCTCTCCCCCTTCAATTTCAGCA GATATACCTTATTTGTTTAATTTAAAATGGTCATCAAACTCAAGATTGAAGGACGTGGTGCAACAGTTCAGAAAG CATCTGGAGAAGCTACAGACATTTTGGTCTACtttggatgatattgataggtCCCTTTGTATTGTTGATCCTAAACAAACCTCTCCTGCTGTATCCAACCGCCAAGTTGTTATAG GAAATGATTGCTCCATTGTGTTGTCTATTAATGCCACTGATCCAAGATCTTTACCAGA GTGTCGTTTTATGGGTTCAGGTCAAATCGTGAACCTTTTAAGAGACAGATGGCGGAGAAAGAGCAAAACATG GACAAAAGACAAACAATTTCTGGATAATCTTGAAACTCTTCTGGAGATTCAGCTGCCAAGGCCCGTAGATGTTGACAAGAATGATCAGCAGGTGGAATGCGGAATTTGTTATGCTCAGAGTCTTCCCGTcg ATGATGAGCTCAGAGATAGGAGTGGAACTGGGACTGACTATACATGCGATAACACCAGCTGCAAGAGGGCTTTTCATAGCATATGTCTCATGGACTGGCTGTGTTCCATTACCACAACAAGACA GTCATTTGATGTTCTATTTGGAAGTTGTCCATATTGTTCAGAAGCAGTTGCAGTGAAAATCAATAGTGTGAAGAAGTAA
- the LOC126786906 gene encoding probable xyloglucan endotransglucosylase/hydrolase protein 7 translates to MYPSLRRGVVASISLCFLSLFSFSAFARPATFLQDFQVTWSDSHIRQIDGGRAIQLVLDQNSGCGFASKHKYLFGRVSMKIKLIPGDSAGTVTAFYMNSDTDTIRDELDFEFLGNRTGQPYTVQTNIYAHGQGNREERVNLWFDPAADFHTYTILWNHRQIVFYVDDVPIRLYKNNEAKGIPYPKLQPMGVFSTLWEADDWATRGGLEKINWSKAPFYAYYKDFDIEGCSVPGPANCASNARNWWEGSAYQALNALEYRRYKWVRMNHMIYDYCSDRSRFPRIPPECIAGL, encoded by the exons ATGTATCCCTCTTTGAGGAGAGGTGTTGTTGCTTCTATTTCCCTCTGTTTCCTTTCACTATTTTCCTTCTCAGCCTTTGCACGACCAGCCACTTTTCTTCAAGACTTCCAAGTTACATGGTCTGATTCTCATATCAGGCAAATCGATGGAGGCAGGGCCATCCAGCTCGTTCTTGACCAAAATTCTG GTTGTGGCTTTGCCTCCAAACACAAGTACTTGTTTGGCCGTGTGAGCATGAAGATCAAGCTCATTCCTGGTGACTCTGCCGGAACAGTCACCGCTTTCTAT ATGAACTCGGACACAGATACAATTCGTGATGAGCTTGATTTTGAGTTCTTGGGGAACAGAACCGGACAGCCTTACACAGTCCAGACCAACATCTATGCTCATGGACAGGGTAATAGGGAGGAAAGAGTAAACCTCTGGTTTGACCCTGCTGCAGATTTCCACACTTACACAATTCTCTGGAACCATCGCCAGATTGT CTTCTATGTGGATGACGTGCCTATAAGGCTGTACAAGAATAATGAAGCCAAAGGAATCCCATACCCAAAGCTCCAACCAATGGGGGTGTTCTCAACATTGTGGGAAGCTGATGATTGGGCAACAAGAGGAGGGCTTGAGAAGATAAATTGGAGCAAAGCGCCCTTCTATGCTTATTACAAGGATTTTGATATTGAAGGATGCTCTGTGCCAGGACCAGCCAATTGTGCCTCAAACGCTCGAAACTGGTGGGAAGGCTCTGCATACCAAGCACTCAATGCCCTAGAGTATAGAAGATACAAGTGGGTTCGTATGAACCACATGATATACGATTACTGCTCCGACAGGTCCCGGTTCCCGAGAATTCCACCGGAGTGTATCGCCGGCCTCTAA